Within Corvus moneduloides isolate bCorMon1 chromosome 23, bCorMon1.pri, whole genome shotgun sequence, the genomic segment CCGTCCGGCCCTGTCCAGTCCTGTCCTGTCTGTTCCCCCGGCCCTGTCCTGTCCAGTCCCGTCCGGCTCTGTCCAGTCCTGCCCTGTCCAGTCCTGTCCTGTCTGTTCCCCCGGCCCTGTCCTGTCCAGTCCCGTCCGGCCCTGTCCAGTCCTGTCCTGTCTGttcccccggccctgcccagtCCTGCCCTGTCCAGTCCCGTCCGGCCCTGTCCAGTCCTGTCCTGTCTGTTCCCCCGGCCCTGTCCTGTCCAGTCCCGTCCGGCCCTGTCCAGTCCTGTCCTGTCTGttcccccggccctgcccagtCCTGCCCTGTCCAGTCCCGTCCGGCCCTGTCCAGTCCTGCCCTGTCTGttcccccggccctgcccagtCCTGCCCTGTCCAGTCCAGCCCCGCCCCTTTTCCCAgtccccgccccctcccccccaccgTCTCCACGCGCGATCTCGCGCGACCTCCCCCGCGCGCCGCGTCACGCGGGGCCGAGCGGCTGCGTCACCGCGGCCCTCCCGTGACGTTCACGCTTCCCCggcgcgccccgccccgccgctgTGAGTGACGGCCCGCTCGCCAATAAGAAGCGGCCGAGGCGTGACTGATGCGGCGCGCCGCCAATGGACggcgggagggggcggggccgcgcgggccgggcgggcgggccggCGGGCCGCGCCTGTCAGCGGGGCGGCGGGATGGCGGCGCTGTACGCCTGCACCAAGTGCCACCAGCGCTTCCCCTTCGAGGCGCtcagccagggccagcagctctgcaaggtccaggagaggggctgggagcgggTTGTGAGGGGGCGAGGAGGGAAGGTCTGTGAAGGATCTTATGGGGGGCAGTTTGGGAGGAGACTGATGGGAGAGGAGTCTGAGGGGGGCTGTGAGGGAAATGGGGGGTGATCTATGAGGAGATTTGAGGGCGTGGGCTgtgaggggatttggggggtgtCTGAGGGGTAAAGGGCCTCCTGGAGCATTGTTTGTGAGGGAGGGCAAGCAAGGGACTGTTTTaggggctctgggggctccTAGGACTGAAGATAATTGAGGGGCTGTTTGTGGGGAGATCCTGGGAGTATTTATGAAGACTGGGGCCTTGAGGTGTCTATTTGGGGTCTGTGGGTGGGCAGTGGGAGGGTGTGGATGAGGGCCTGGGAGCTTTGGGGGGGTTTTGAGAGGCTGAGGCACGGGGATAAAGCCTGGGGGCTGTTAGGGGAGTGTGTTGAAGGGCTTCTCAGGGAAGCTGTTTGTCAGGAGTACCTGAGGCACTGGAGGCAGTTTGGAGGTGCTGGGGGTGTTTGGAGGGTGTTGGAGTGGAAGTCATGGGGTTGTTGTGGGGAATGGAGGGGAGGTGGGAGCTGTTCCTGAGCAAAGGCCTGGGAGGATCTGGGCATATTTATGGGAGGTCTGATGGTATCTTGAAGGAGTAAGGTGGGTTTTGGGGACAGGCTGAGGGGACGGGGAAGAACAAGATCAGGGATGAAATAAGAAACAAGGGGCAGGAACTGGAGTAGCCTGGGATCACTGAAGCTGGGACAAAGCAGGTGAATGTTGGCAAAGCTGGGATGGGAGTGCGACGAGAGGTACAGGAAACTGGTGAATACCTGAGGCAAAGCTGTGTGTTCCTGCCCCGGGAGCTGGGGCCACCCCTTGACCCTGCTCTGTGGGTGTGAAGCACAAATGAGCCCTGGTGATGGATCTCAGTTCATGCCTGGCTCACCTGTGACACATGCCATCCCCATCACCCTTCCTCTTCTCTCAGCATGACTGTACAGGGAGGAAGTGTTTGCATGTATGTGGATGTGGTGGGAGTGGAGGACAACAGGagatctgggatttggggagcagcACTGCACCTCATGGAACACTTCTGTTGTTGCAGGAGTGCCGGATTGCTCATCCCATTGTTAAATGCACTTACTGCAGGACTGAATTCCAACAGGAAAGGTAAATGCTTGCTGAAATGGGGAGATCCATGTTTCGTGTAGAACAGTCACACCTGGGGAACCATAATGCTTCCACACCATCAGTGACTGAGCCTTAACCTGTAGATTGTTGCTGTGGAAGACTTGGGGGGACCTTTGGCCGCCTCCAAAGGTCTGCTGGGCGAGTTGGAGTATCTGCAGTGCACTTGGATTACACcttttgcttggggttttttttcagtcagagcTCAGATTCATCTTCCAGGGAAGGATCTGGGTTCATCTTCCCATGAGTTTTCCTCTTACCCGGTGTCTGGTATCCaacatttatttcctgctgtGTGTCCTTTAGCTGGGCTCTTGTCTTTTTGCATTTTGACAAGTTGTGTAACTGTCAGAGGGAGGATTGCTAATCCCAGAGCTGTATGTGGCCGTTGTGTGGGGTGTTCCTTCCTGTGTTTGTTGGACAAATATACTTCTGTCCTCTCCTGCCTTGACCTCCAGAATGGAGCCTGCCCTGATGCTGAATCACTCGTGCTGCCAGTTAGTCAGTGATCAAATCCTGTGTATGTACGGACAAAAAACTGGTGTCATCTGGGCATGCTGTTTTTTGGCCATTTATTCTCAGTCAGATGGGGATAGGAAAAGCACTTTGGTATCTGAGTCCCTAGGGAGGTTGAATCCAGCCTCATCACCAGAGACAGAGCCGAGGGGAGGCTGGGATCCTAAccagggatcctgggatctgAACCAGGCATCCTAAACAAAGGTTTCATTTGTTTCATCTGTTGAAATGCGTTAATAAAATGATGTGTCCTTCTTAACAGCAAAACCAACACGATATGCAAGAAGTGTGCTCAGAATGTGAAGCTCTATGGCACAGTAAGTGAGCGGGGCTCAGCCTCTCcaccctcttttcctttcatctctCTTGTCTTTATCCTGCTGAAATCCAAGAGCAGTTTATGGACTGGCTTGGCTGTAAGAGCATGACTGGTCAATAATATGGGTCACTCAAGCGTGAAGCTTTgactttctctccttcttttaGCACAAAATAGAGCTTTGCATCGTTTGAGGCCAGGAAATGATCTGTTCGATACCCAGTAGACACAAGAGTGTGCTTACACAGACTGAGattgctgcaggaagcagtgATAAATCTTTATTTCCTGCTTGCCTGAAATCTGAAATAGAGATTTTGATTGGTTCTATTTTGGTATTAGACATTTTTCTAAAGATTTCACAGCACCTGATAAATGGTCTGAGTGCCATGGCTAAATACAGTTAGCTGGAGACCAGGGATCCAAATGGAGTTTTGTGTCCTGGATCAGCATTATACTCTGCTTAGAATAAGGAAATAGAAGTTTGAAATTATGGGGAGAATGGGAAGGAGCGGTGTACTATTGTAGTTAGAAGGCTGTAGCAGTTGTTCTTGTTTTTTATAGCCAAAACCCTGCCAGTACTGCAACATCATAGCAGCATTTATTGGAAACAAGTGCCAGCGTTGCACCAACTCAGAGAAGAAGTATGGCCCTCCTCACTCGTGTGAGCAGTGCAAGCAGCAGTGTGCATTTGACCGGAAGGATGACAGGAAGAAGGTCAGTATTTGTGTAAAAGAAGGCTGAAAAGTTAAAAGGGCTGGTCACTGTGATCCTCTGTTCATCTTCTTTACAtcttctgcagcatttctgataggacaagggggaatggcttcctgctgccagatggcaagggttagatgggatattgggaagaaattcttccctgtgagggtggtgaggccctggcacagggtgcccagagaagctgtggctgccttatccctgcaagtgttcagggccaggctggaaggggcttggagcatcctgggatagtggaaggtgtccctgcccatggcagggggtgggactaagtgagctttaaggtccttttcaacccaaaccattccatgatccatGTCTCTTGGTTATGAAGTGTTTTTCTAGAGTTGAGCTTTGCCCTGGTTTAGAGCTGTTTGGTCTTTGAACCCCTGTGTGCCTCTGCCAGACCTTCTGAGAAAGATCTCTTGACTTTGGCCcaagagctggcagaggagcagagaccTCTGAATGAAGTGTGAGGTGCTATttggggagagggatggggagtGATATTTGTTCCATAGCCTGAGGAGCTACAAGTGTCATACCTCCACCAGGAAACACCTTCTGTGGCTTCTGTACACCCTTTGCTTAAACACCCTGAGTGCTCTGTAGGAGGTGTGTCTTTCCCAGGCAAAGTGTAAAGATCTGTTGTTCGGGATGCTACACTGAtaatccctgccctgctgagccTCCTGGAGCAGACACCCTTGCTGTTTTGGTCTCCAGTGGCTGCCTGTCCATTCAGAAGATTCTTTTTGAGTCCCTGCTTGTTCATATGTGACCCTAACCTTGAAACTGCTTCTtgtcttttctgtatttgctttgtGGGCAGGAAGAAAGACCAAAACTTCTTTCTGTCTCCCCTTCCAGGTGGatggaaagctgctgtgctggttgTGCACGTTGTCCTATAAACGGGTCCTGCAGAAGACCAAAGAACAGTGCAAACACCTGAGCAGTTCTTCCCGAGCCAgcctgcaggagaaggagcagtTCAGTAGGCTCAGCAGTGGCAGCCACTATAACAGGTAACCTTGGGGAGGGCTTTGGACAGGGTCTGAGTTCAGGAGGATCTGGCTAAGTCACGCTTTGCTTGTTTGCAAACCTCACTGTGCTTGGTGCAGCCTTGCGCTTCTTAGTGATCCAACTTACTGAACTTGTACACAATGAAAGCAGAGTTGCATTTGTAAAATTTAATgattaaaatgcagattttaagCAGGAGTTCTTCACCTACGTGCTGCTCTGActcattgttttctgtttatttttagtctCCAGCTACTCTTCaaggaatgatttttttatcattttagcCCTGGGAAATACTGTTTTAATAGGATCAAAGTGGGTGGGAATATTTATCTGCCTCTCTGTCTTAGACTGAAAGTCATTCAGGTTCTGACATacaatttcctcatttttctagCCAGAAAACCTTATCCACGTCTTCCATTCAGAACGAAATCCCAAAGAAGAAAGCCAAGTTTGATGCCATATCTGCCAATGGTGACAGGTGAGCCTGTTACATGGGGAAATTGTGGGCGGGTGGCTTTGTTTGCTGAGTTTATATAAGACAGAGTTGTGTGTGAATACCTTATGCTAGAGCAGGGGCCTTGGGCTTTGAGACCTCAAGGGGCTGCCCTAGAACCTGACAGCCCAGTGCTACCTGGAATCTAGACATAGgtttgaagaggaaaagagTACTGAGCACCTGTACCTGCTCAAATGGAAACTGATGTTTGGCTGAACTCCCCAACAGTCAGGAGAACTGCAGCCAGACCAATTTTATCCTCTCTCTGCAGTCACAGGGAGAGAGGGGCTGGTGAGGTCTGCAGGTTTTGTGCTTTGAGGTCTGTCAGACTgatctgcagggagagggagaaccTCAGAGGACAGGAGAAGAGAGACAAGCAATCAAACAGCTTTGCTTGAAAGgctgtggactccccatcctggaggtgtccaaggccaggttggatggggcatgGAGCAACttggtttagtggaaggtgtcccctcccatggcagggggatggaacaagatggtctttaagatTCGTTCCAGCCCAAACCGTTCCACGATTCTCTGATTTTAGGAAAGCATCCGACCCCATTCTGCTGTCACACTTGATGCTGAATCATGTTGATGCCAGCCGCCTGTGCAGCAGAATGGGAGTCACTAGCAGAAACAGGAGATAGAGAtggatttgtatttttatggtCTTGTACATGCATATTttcattcctgcctttcctctctGATTCTCAGCGTTCCTTCCTCTCCCGAGATGCTTTGCCCCCTTATCCAGAGGGCCCCGTCCACGTTGGCGCAGTGGGCTGCTTCCCAACAGACTCTCGGGGCCCACCATTGTCCTGTTGCTCAAGGCATTGACATCCTGAAGTGAGATCACCTGTtgttttctcccctccctccctgggaaCTGCCTCATACACGGGCACTCTCCCTCTCAATGGATCTCTTTCTAgacagcagggatttgggagcatGGACCAGAGCATAGTTAGTGCCAAAGGGTTCATTAAAGCCACTGGTAATTAATTATTCACTACCTGCCTTGAATGTCTCTGAGATCACAGATCTCTCCTACAGATACTGTTGACACCTTGTCACTGTGAAGTGCTCCCATGGgaaatgccccatccctggaagtgttcttggccaggttggatggggctgggggcagcctggtctagtggaaggtgaccctgcccatggcagggggcggAACAacatgagctttaaggtcccttccaacccaaaccactctgggattctatgattctatgaaatagaactttaataattttatagGGCAGTGGCTCCCACAGAGTGGTCTGAAAGACCTTTTATCATCTGAACAgcattttcaattaaaagctggaaaaatttAAGGACTAATTGTGACTTAGGAGCTGTGGCTGAGTGCAGAGGGGTTAGAATTCAGCTGCCTTGAGTGCTGGTGGATCCGGAGGAGAGGATGGAAACAGGGCCCTGGTAGAACTGGTGCAGCCCATCAGTACCTGGTGCAGCTTTCCCTCTAGAGAAGcggctgctctgggctgtaGGACAGTACCAGgtgtttttatctcctcagtaAATCCTGGGCTGAGATCGCACACCTCATTGTAACAGCCCTGCTGGCTTGAAAATACCCAAAAAGCAAAATGTCCTGTTCTCTGGGTTGGTCAGCCATTTGTTTGGAAAACAGGAGCATGTAGTGAAGGAATCAAGGGCTTTCCTTTTGCTCTCATGTCAGATGTTGCCAGTCTGGCTCCTGACAAGGCTGTAGGCCTTGCCACAGGCTTTTTTTGATGAGTTCCGTAACAAACCAAGTGTAAATTTAGCAACTAAAGAGCTTCAGCAACGTGCAGCAGAAAAGGCAAGCTCCAGCTGCCTTAAACAGACGCATGACTGCGTGTCTTGAGTGGAATAATAATGGGGGTTCCTTAAGTGTGGGTTTGGAGTTGCTGAGGGTTCTTTTATGAGGGTgaaccccccaaaccctccccttTTGTACAACTACCAGATTGTCCCTCCCAGAGtcaccttggtgtctggggcacAGCCTGAGCGTGGAGTTAAGgtctgctgcagcacaagggtgtttgcagcagcagcagagtctgGAGTAAAAGTGACGCAACCAGCACCTCCTCTCTGCTGAGATCAACCCCAACTTCCTGTACTCTGTCTCCTGGCTTCAGCCAAAACCTCTGGTGTAGCCCTCAGCTGGGCAAAATTTGGGCATGTCTGAGCTCAGTTACTTCGGCAACACCTTCAGTCAGGGTCCAGCTTATCTGAAATGATTGCTTCTTCTTGGATATGGTAGAAATTCCTTTACTGTGTCGTACTGAATTCcctctgtgtgtttttgtttatgtatttcagAGTGGTTGTTGCTCACAATGGCTATGATATGTGGACAGGATGATTTCCAACAGTCATTTAAAGGGTGGTGTTGAATGGTTTGTTCTGGATGAGTTCTGGGAGGAGGAAacagctctggtgctgctgcactgggagTCGTTTTCCCTCCCAGTGACTCGCAGCACATCTTGCAGCAGACCTGGCCTTATTaatcctgctgtgctgccagtgcCCCTCGGTCCTGTGCTGCCCAGCATGCTGGCTTCACCTCCagtccctggagctgggctggtcCTGATTTGGGCAGTCTTGGTGTCCCCATCCTCTTGTGCCAATGCTGGCGAAGTGTTCTGACTCTGCAGACAAGCGCACTGCGGTCCCTTCTCCTGTCACTGCAGACAAGGTGCTAAATTGTGCTTGTAACACCAGGCAGcgacagcactgctggcaggggGAGAGCAGCGGTGCCTCAGGATGCTCAGCAGCAAAGTTCATTTGTAAAAAGATTCTCATTTGCATAGGAAAGTCTTGGCACAATTTAAAGCTCTGTGACTTGGGCTGTACTGCACTGTGTGGAGGATGTTTTTCATAGAAtttcagaatggtttggattggaagggaccttaaagctcatcacATTCCACCCCCTCCaataggcagggacaccttccactatcccaggttgctccaa encodes:
- the FAM76A gene encoding protein FAM76A isoform X2; translation: MAALYACTKCHQRFPFEALSQGQQLCKECRIAHPIVKCTYCRTEFQQESKTNTICKKCAQNVKLYGTPKPCQYCNIIAAFIGNKCQRCTNSEKKYGPPHSCEQCKQQCAFDRKDDRKKVDGKLLCWLCTLSYKRVLQKTKEQCKHLSSSSRASLQEKEQFSRLSSGSHYNSQKTLSTSSIQNEIPKKKAKFDAISANGDSFSPDLALDSPGTDHFVIIAQLKEEVATLKKMLHQKDQMILEKEKKITELKADLQYQESQMRAKMNQMEKTHKEVMEQLQAKNRELLKQAAALSKGKKPEKSGAITSP
- the FAM76A gene encoding protein FAM76A isoform X1 codes for the protein MAALYACTKCHQRFPFEALSQGQQLCKECRIAHPIVKCTYCRTEFQQESKTNTICKKCAQNVKLYGTPKPCQYCNIIAAFIGNKCQRCTNSEKKYGPPHSCEQCKQQCAFDRKDDRKKVDGKLLCWLCTLSYKRVLQKTKEQCKHLSSSSRASLQEKEQFSRLSSGSHYNSQKTLSTSSIQNEIPKKKAKFDAISANGDSVPSSPEMLCPLIQRAPSTLAQWAASQQTLGAHHCPVAQGIDILNFSPDLALDSPGTDHFVIIAQLKEEVATLKKMLHQKDQMILEKEKKITELKADLQYQESQMRAKMNQMEKTHKEVMEQLQAKNRELLKQAAALSKGKKPEKSGAITSP